A region of Vibrio porteresiae DSM 19223 DNA encodes the following proteins:
- a CDS encoding ROK family protein translates to MSLATCICADIGGSFIKFGLSSQAGEVTLIDQCPNPAHSWSDFVAALQQLIATHHASIAPDAPLAISTTGVVNTRSDTILAGNIPAFNGHKVTAELTDALKRPVVIANDADCFTLAESRLGKAHDCTIVLGAILGTGVGGGLVINGNIIEGRGGITAEWGHGPITKTSVTSLSGEELTLPRLACGCGQVGCLDTYGGARGLERLHQWRHNVALSSREIMQQWHEKAPQALETLHLWLQIVSEPLAFTINILGVDKVVVGGGLASEEELIAQLDNAVRQLILTPTAEKLIEPGQFYHQGGLVGASFLTR, encoded by the coding sequence ATGTCTTTAGCAACATGCATTTGTGCCGACATTGGTGGCTCGTTTATTAAATTTGGCTTATCAAGCCAAGCAGGCGAAGTGACGTTAATTGATCAGTGCCCCAATCCTGCCCATTCTTGGAGTGATTTTGTGGCTGCGCTGCAACAGCTTATTGCGACACATCACGCCAGTATTGCCCCTGATGCCCCACTGGCCATATCCACAACGGGAGTGGTGAATACGCGCAGCGATACCATTTTAGCGGGCAATATTCCTGCCTTTAACGGCCATAAAGTGACTGCAGAATTGACCGACGCGCTTAAGCGTCCCGTCGTAATTGCCAATGATGCCGACTGTTTTACTCTTGCCGAAAGTCGTTTAGGCAAAGCACACGACTGCACCATTGTCCTTGGCGCGATTCTCGGTACAGGAGTCGGTGGCGGCTTAGTGATTAATGGCAATATCATCGAAGGACGTGGTGGCATCACCGCTGAATGGGGACATGGGCCGATCACCAAAACCTCGGTAACCAGTCTATCCGGTGAAGAACTGACACTGCCCCGCCTTGCTTGTGGCTGTGGTCAAGTCGGTTGCCTAGATACCTATGGTGGAGCTCGGGGTTTAGAACGGCTACACCAATGGCGTCATAATGTTGCACTGTCTAGCCGTGAAATCATGCAGCAGTGGCATGAAAAAGCACCTCAAGCGCTGGAAACCTTACACCTGTGGCTGCAGATTGTCAGTGAACCACTGGCGTTCACCATCAATATTCTGGGGGTGGATAAAGTGGTGGTAGGCGGCGGACTTGCCTCAGAAGAAGAGCTTATCGCCCAATTAGACAATGCCGTGCGTCAATTGATCTTAACGCCCACCGCAGAAAAGCTCATCGAGCCGGGTCAGTTCTACCATCAAGGTGGCCTCGTTGGAGCCTCTTTCCTTACTCGCTAA
- a CDS encoding UDP-2,3-diacylglucosamine diphosphatase: MTSADRHCRAIWLSDLHLGEKHCRARYLLHFLRYHHSEYLFLVGDIVDMQALKRRWHWPEEHQQILQLLRRKAKQGTKVIYIPGNHDDALRDWTGSTFEHVEIHREYVYHSPNHGKLLMVHGDEFDRQMCTSRLEGVMGDYAYDVVLMINSLWNGVRRLFGKPYQSVARTLKQWSPAAEAAMSRYRSLAVGKIKNTDFDGIVCGHIHNPELLPVEGKLYINTGDWLENCTAVLEHHDGRLELSHYSEQTQELSAVAAPVNRPRTA, from the coding sequence ATGACCTCAGCTGATCGTCACTGCCGAGCTATCTGGTTATCGGATTTACATCTGGGTGAAAAGCACTGTCGTGCTAGATACTTACTCCATTTCTTACGTTACCACCACAGTGAATATCTGTTTTTGGTTGGGGATATTGTTGATATGCAAGCGCTTAAACGCCGCTGGCATTGGCCAGAAGAGCATCAACAGATCCTGCAACTGCTGCGGCGCAAAGCCAAGCAGGGCACAAAAGTCATCTACATCCCCGGCAATCACGATGATGCGCTGCGTGATTGGACTGGAAGTACCTTCGAACACGTTGAAATTCATCGTGAATACGTCTATCACAGTCCTAATCATGGCAAACTTTTAATGGTGCATGGCGATGAATTTGATCGCCAAATGTGCACCAGCCGTCTTGAAGGTGTGATGGGCGATTACGCCTATGATGTGGTGTTGATGATTAACTCGCTGTGGAATGGCGTGCGCCGTCTATTTGGCAAGCCATATCAATCGGTTGCGCGCACTCTAAAACAGTGGTCTCCCGCGGCGGAAGCTGCGATGAGTCGTTACCGTTCTTTAGCCGTTGGTAAAATCAAAAACACCGATTTTGATGGCATTGTGTGTGGTCATATCCACAATCCTGAACTGTTGCCTGTGGAAGGTAAACTCTACATCAATACCGGCGATTGGTTAGAAAACTGCACCGCCGTTCTTGAACACCATGATGGACGTTTGGAGCTCAGCCACTACTCAGAGCAAACCCAAGAATTAAGTGCCGTGGCAGCGCCAGTCAATCGACCTCGCACGGCTTAA
- the cspE gene encoding transcription antiterminator/RNA stability regulator CspE has protein sequence MSNKTTGSVKWFNETKGFGFITPDNGGSDLFVHFRSIESDGFKTLAEGQKVSFVTEQGAKGPQASNVTVL, from the coding sequence ATGTCTAATAAAACAACTGGCTCAGTAAAATGGTTTAACGAAACTAAAGGTTTTGGCTTCATCACTCCAGACAACGGTGGTTCTGACCTATTCGTTCACTTCCGTTCAATCGAAAGCGACGGTTTCAAAACTCTAGCTGAAGGCCAAAAAGTATCTTTCGTTACTGAGCAAGGCGCTAAAGGTCCACAAGCAAGTAACGTAACTGTACTATAA
- a CDS encoding methyl-accepting chemotaxis protein, protein MSHKLTLAQRLAFGFSVVLGLMVVIALIGVFRVNFIDRTLNDVEEHSTQKQRYAINFRGSVHDRAIAIRDMVLVDNDRDLQSHLQNIERLKSYYQDNAMQMARMLSVDEDAQEQQLMAAINDIQSQALAQTDELIRLRQADQGEKARVLLLSQVAPSYRTWLNRINAFIDYQEQAIRHDVGNVRDVAGNFQSLIISLTLAAIVAAILIAWRVIHYIRSTLGGEPDQVATIIQKLAEGDLNQTIETRYPNSVMGILKQTLSQLRTIILQVRHVGDAVTTASHELSSTAEHNHTQSRVQMEQSEQMAAAVNEMAHTVSDVALHAANAAKATQSADQQVDRGNQVAHQTATEIGRLADTLESGAQTIQQLSNNSQDIGRIIQVINEIADQTNLLALNAAIEAARAGQHGRGFAVVADEVRSLASRTQQSTREIQQMIEQLQTGADQAVSVVQHSRTLAQETVAKTQQSTQALGVIREEVRSINDMNMQIATASEQQSTVAAEVNQNIISIHDAVRVTSAGTDQVASASRSLAGLAKQLAQQVAFFKVS, encoded by the coding sequence ATGTCTCATAAGTTGACTCTCGCTCAGCGTCTAGCGTTTGGTTTTTCTGTTGTTTTGGGGCTAATGGTGGTGATTGCACTCATTGGCGTATTTCGCGTCAATTTTATTGATCGCACGTTGAACGATGTTGAAGAACACTCAACGCAGAAACAGCGTTACGCGATTAACTTTCGTGGTAGCGTTCATGATCGCGCGATCGCAATTCGCGATATGGTTCTGGTGGATAATGACCGCGACCTGCAAAGCCATCTGCAAAATATTGAGCGCCTCAAATCTTACTATCAGGACAATGCCATGCAAATGGCGAGAATGCTATCGGTTGATGAAGATGCGCAAGAGCAACAACTTATGGCAGCCATTAACGACATTCAATCTCAAGCACTAGCGCAAACCGATGAACTGATTCGTTTACGTCAAGCAGACCAAGGTGAAAAAGCGCGAGTGTTATTACTGTCGCAAGTGGCCCCCTCTTATCGCACTTGGTTAAACCGAATCAACGCGTTTATCGATTATCAAGAGCAAGCCATTCGTCACGATGTGGGTAACGTTCGCGATGTCGCTGGTAATTTCCAATCGCTGATCATCAGCTTAACACTAGCGGCTATCGTTGCCGCCATACTGATTGCATGGCGAGTTATTCACTATATTCGTTCAACACTCGGTGGTGAACCGGATCAAGTGGCAACCATCATTCAAAAGTTGGCAGAAGGTGATTTAAATCAGACCATCGAAACACGTTACCCAAACAGTGTGATGGGCATATTGAAACAAACGCTAAGCCAATTACGCACCATTATTTTGCAAGTTCGCCATGTCGGTGATGCGGTCACCACCGCTTCTCATGAACTTTCAAGCACCGCAGAGCATAACCATACGCAAAGCCGTGTGCAGATGGAGCAGTCGGAACAAATGGCCGCCGCAGTTAATGAGATGGCTCATACGGTAAGCGATGTTGCCCTACACGCAGCCAATGCGGCTAAAGCCACACAATCGGCGGATCAACAAGTCGATCGCGGTAACCAAGTGGCTCATCAAACCGCCACTGAGATTGGCCGCCTCGCCGATACCTTGGAGTCTGGTGCACAAACGATTCAACAGCTATCGAACAACAGCCAAGATATCGGGCGTATCATCCAAGTGATTAACGAGATTGCCGATCAAACCAACTTATTGGCACTGAATGCGGCGATTGAAGCGGCACGTGCGGGTCAACACGGCAGAGGTTTTGCTGTCGTTGCCGACGAAGTGCGCTCTTTGGCCTCTCGTACCCAACAATCAACGCGTGAAATCCAGCAAATGATTGAGCAGCTACAAACGGGAGCTGACCAAGCAGTCTCTGTGGTGCAACACTCTCGCACTCTGGCGCAAGAAACGGTGGCGAAAACTCAGCAATCGACGCAAGCCTTGGGTGTCATTCGTGAGGAAGTCCGCTCAATTAACGATATGAATATGCAGATTGCAACAGCATCAGAACAGCAAAGCACGGTTGCAGCTGAAGTGAATCAGAACATTATTAGTATTCATGATGCGGTGCGCGTCACTTCTGCTGGTACAGACCAAGTAGCAAGCGCGAGCCGTTCGTTAGCCGGCTTAGCGAAACAACTGGCGCAGCAAGTGGCGTTCTTTAAGGTCAGTTAA
- a CDS encoding ribosome recycling factor family protein, with amino-acid sequence MLCSRDVIFHTAMPTRSPDSSLLLNTMPMLVIALPSLIHRIGGDKARELKSVAGEHQCELKRIRRSRNWQLSGTPEQLAKVQEWCQRQGDDAFAFVLKKLVPTLNQHQHWLEPLAERLCKVLRCNPQMTLAELMSLTDCSLVEAREARAAVEEEALK; translated from the coding sequence TTGTTGTGTTCTAGAGACGTTATTTTTCACACTGCTATGCCGACTCGTTCGCCAGATTCCTCGTTATTACTCAATACGATGCCAATGCTTGTCATCGCGCTGCCCTCTCTAATCCACCGCATTGGTGGTGATAAGGCGCGTGAGCTAAAATCCGTGGCGGGTGAACATCAATGTGAACTCAAGCGCATCAGGCGCTCGCGTAATTGGCAGTTATCAGGCACGCCTGAACAATTAGCGAAAGTACAAGAGTGGTGTCAACGCCAAGGCGATGATGCTTTTGCTTTTGTGCTGAAAAAGCTGGTCCCCACGCTTAACCAACATCAGCACTGGTTAGAACCTTTAGCCGAGCGATTATGCAAAGTACTCCGCTGCAACCCACAAATGACATTAGCTGAGTTAATGTCATTAACCGATTGTTCATTAGTGGAAGCGCGTGAGGCACGCGCTGCAGTCGAAGAGGAAGCGTTAAAGTAG
- a CDS encoding DUF3237 domain-containing protein — translation MSSELTKLDAQHVMHLQVACAERPVVGGNDFGYLKVIQISGGEFHGEQLSGVVVPGGADWNMGYGGLTEEEVTSRFVFAKYLLKTCDDVYIAIENAGYKLATGERPHIATTPRFHAPKGKYDWLNYGVFVGSLEPAQVNGVRGVNIHIYKLL, via the coding sequence ATGAGTTCAGAATTAACTAAACTAGATGCTCAACATGTGATGCATTTACAGGTGGCGTGTGCTGAGCGTCCCGTCGTTGGGGGTAACGATTTTGGTTACCTCAAAGTCATCCAAATCAGTGGCGGTGAATTTCATGGCGAGCAGCTGTCTGGCGTCGTGGTTCCTGGTGGTGCTGACTGGAACATGGGTTATGGCGGTTTAACCGAAGAGGAAGTCACTTCCCGTTTTGTGTTCGCCAAATATCTATTGAAAACCTGCGACGATGTGTACATCGCCATCGAAAACGCCGGTTATAAATTGGCGACAGGGGAGCGTCCACACATCGCGACGACTCCGCGTTTTCATGCTCCAAAAGGCAAATACGATTGGTTGAACTATGGCGTGTTTGTCGGCAGCCTTGAACCTGCGCAAGTCAATGGTGTGCGGGGGGTGAATATCCATATCTATAAACTGCTGTGA
- a CDS encoding alpha/beta hydrolase: protein MKHYIDPGRARPSINFIDNIVYSHSLDLTGKPLDLKLSIMLQNGNSEMKLAAGKDDTKRTVANKPAILWIPGGGYRGVDKNLMVAEVMYLVEAGFVVASMYYRGSHEAHFPAQLIDVKTAIRFLRANAERYEIDPDRIGVMGRSAGGHLSALAAMNIDGYDSPEWAGVSSKVQAAYDLFGPVDMVAMIDKEAHDVQQPNYRWHKLEDTHPGALLGGDPYTMRDRAQEASVECYISSAMAPILIMHGDADPLVPLDVSERFYQQLCAVGLEDKADLYVLKHGGHGTPEFFQPQTKQIALDFFCQRLNHNAISSK, encoded by the coding sequence ATGAAACACTATATCGACCCAGGTCGAGCTCGACCAAGCATCAATTTTATCGACAATATCGTCTACTCCCATAGTCTGGATCTGACGGGCAAACCCTTGGATCTCAAGCTCTCTATCATGCTGCAAAACGGCAACAGTGAAATGAAATTAGCCGCAGGTAAGGATGATACGAAGCGGACGGTTGCGAACAAGCCCGCCATTTTATGGATTCCCGGCGGTGGTTATCGTGGTGTCGATAAAAACTTGATGGTTGCGGAGGTAATGTACCTAGTGGAAGCCGGATTTGTGGTCGCTTCTATGTATTATCGCGGCAGTCACGAAGCGCATTTCCCTGCGCAGCTTATCGATGTCAAAACTGCAATTCGTTTTTTGCGCGCGAATGCAGAGCGTTATGAGATCGACCCTGATCGTATCGGCGTTATGGGACGCTCTGCTGGTGGGCATTTAAGCGCGTTAGCGGCAATGAATATTGACGGTTATGACAGCCCTGAGTGGGCTGGTGTCAGTTCGAAAGTCCAAGCGGCATATGATCTTTTTGGCCCGGTGGATATGGTCGCGATGATCGATAAAGAAGCGCACGATGTGCAGCAGCCTAACTATCGTTGGCACAAGCTTGAAGATACGCATCCAGGCGCTTTGCTCGGCGGCGATCCCTACACTATGCGGGATAGAGCGCAAGAAGCATCGGTTGAATGTTATATCTCTTCGGCAATGGCTCCGATTTTGATCATGCATGGCGATGCCGATCCGCTGGTGCCGCTTGACGTCAGTGAGCGCTTTTATCAGCAGCTTTGTGCGGTGGGATTAGAGGATAAGGCCGACTTGTATGTGTTGAAACACGGTGGACATGGCACGCCTGAGTTTTTTCAACCTCAGACTAAGCAAATCGCTTTGGACTTTTTCTGTCAGCGACTTAACCACAACGCGATCAGCAGCAAATAG
- a CDS encoding MBL fold metallo-hydrolase: protein MTVKSDYDQFVSAQQKLQQHPMGHFFFEQERRYVKPFCLYGNLHYVGDNWVCAHILDTGAGLILFDAGNIGATAMLIQAIWEAGFNPADVKWMVLSHAHVDHIGAAPFFQTMFGTQIYLGAPDADLLATRPEWSFLQDAGDIQYQPFRTDVAIQDGDLLTFGDTQIQFYLVPGHTEGCIACFFDVHDGNETKRVGYYGGFGFNTLQKGYLCEYGDADFSMRERYLASLAKVRNQPVDIFMPNHTNNVNLLEKREALLADPTHNPFVDETAWGRYLDEKRNALVAFMNDPHQR from the coding sequence ATGACGGTTAAATCCGATTACGACCAATTTGTCTCTGCGCAGCAAAAACTGCAGCAGCATCCGATGGGGCACTTCTTCTTTGAACAAGAAAGGCGCTACGTTAAACCCTTTTGTCTTTATGGCAACCTGCATTATGTTGGTGACAATTGGGTATGCGCTCATATCCTCGATACTGGTGCTGGGCTGATTTTGTTTGATGCAGGAAACATAGGCGCCACAGCCATGTTGATTCAAGCCATTTGGGAGGCTGGTTTTAATCCAGCCGATGTGAAGTGGATGGTGTTATCTCACGCTCACGTCGACCACATTGGCGCTGCGCCATTCTTTCAAACTATGTTTGGTACTCAGATTTATCTGGGTGCGCCTGATGCCGACTTACTCGCGACTCGTCCAGAATGGAGTTTCTTACAAGATGCTGGTGATATTCAGTATCAACCATTTCGTACCGACGTGGCGATTCAGGATGGCGATCTGCTGACCTTTGGCGACACCCAAATCCAATTCTATTTAGTACCTGGACATACTGAAGGCTGCATTGCCTGTTTCTTTGACGTACATGATGGCAATGAGACCAAACGGGTCGGCTATTACGGTGGCTTTGGTTTTAACACGTTGCAAAAAGGGTATCTTTGCGAGTATGGCGATGCTGACTTTTCTATGCGTGAACGCTATTTGGCTTCACTGGCTAAAGTGCGTAACCAACCCGTTGATATTTTCATGCCTAACCATACCAACAATGTGAATTTATTGGAAAAACGCGAGGCGTTGTTAGCGGATCCGACTCATAACCCATTCGTAGATGAGACCGCTTGGGGACGTTACCTTGATGAAAAGCGCAATGCGCTAGTGGCCTTCATGAACGACCCACACCAACGTTAG
- a CDS encoding MFS transporter encodes MDQQKPTRGRLGVAFVVLLVSIVMFADRNLFPVIASPLMKAMDISPAMIGWLFSTFSIVYVVCQIPGGLLLDKLGSRTTITACFVGLGIINLFQGVATTFDGVLVVIGLFIFRALVAFMETPAIPSFTRVITTWFPLREKGLAITATGSSQYIAAVGFVPFFAWYAGAINYQSLFILIGILEIIAAFAFYRLTPQPAQHPWVNKAELDYIREGGALVDIDKKQPENKKKKGLGNSKQVKAFLTNRITIGVFLSQYCFNCLSFFFLSWFPMYLMTERGIDIKATGLLVAIPAFCAFLGSILAGASSDFLMRKTNSLNIARKMPIIVGMICSFSIIFCNYVDSIYLVIAFMSISYFGKGCSTLGWVILSDVAPKEIIGSAGGIFNAFGNVSTIVTPIVIGYIVTLTGSFTWALVFVSAHAVLALFSYIVIVGPLKRIEAKPDDEAVLVKQTASSGK; translated from the coding sequence ATGGACCAACAAAAACCAACAAGAGGTCGTTTAGGGGTTGCCTTTGTTGTGTTACTCGTGTCGATTGTGATGTTCGCCGATCGAAACTTATTCCCTGTTATTGCTAGCCCTTTAATGAAAGCGATGGATATATCACCTGCAATGATTGGTTGGTTGTTCAGTACTTTCTCTATCGTGTACGTGGTGTGCCAGATCCCTGGTGGTCTATTGCTCGACAAGCTGGGCTCACGCACGACTATCACGGCCTGTTTCGTTGGGCTAGGGATTATCAACCTGTTTCAAGGGGTTGCCACTACGTTTGATGGTGTATTGGTGGTAATTGGGTTGTTTATCTTTAGGGCGCTGGTCGCTTTTATGGAAACACCCGCCATCCCATCCTTTACACGCGTTATCACCACGTGGTTTCCGCTACGTGAAAAAGGGCTTGCTATCACCGCAACCGGTTCATCGCAATATATTGCGGCAGTCGGCTTTGTGCCATTTTTTGCTTGGTATGCTGGTGCTATCAATTATCAATCACTGTTTATTCTTATTGGTATTTTAGAAATTATTGCCGCGTTTGCTTTCTACCGTTTAACACCTCAACCCGCACAACATCCTTGGGTGAATAAAGCGGAACTTGACTATATTCGTGAAGGTGGTGCTCTGGTTGATATTGATAAAAAACAACCTGAGAACAAAAAGAAAAAAGGTTTGGGTAACTCTAAACAAGTCAAAGCCTTTTTAACTAACCGCATTACCATTGGTGTTTTCCTTAGCCAATACTGCTTTAACTGTTTGTCGTTCTTCTTTTTGTCTTGGTTTCCTATGTATTTGATGACCGAACGTGGCATCGATATTAAAGCAACCGGATTATTAGTGGCGATTCCTGCATTCTGCGCTTTCTTAGGCAGTATCTTAGCGGGGGCATCTTCTGACTTTTTGATGCGTAAAACAAACTCACTCAATATCGCGCGTAAAATGCCGATTATCGTCGGTATGATTTGTTCATTCTCTATCATCTTTTGTAACTACGTCGATTCGATTTATTTAGTGATCGCGTTCATGTCCATCTCTTATTTTGGTAAGGGCTGTTCAACCTTAGGTTGGGTTATTTTAAGTGACGTTGCACCTAAAGAAATCATTGGTTCTGCTGGTGGGATTTTTAATGCTTTCGGTAATGTGTCGACTATCGTGACACCGATTGTCATCGGTTACATTGTCACGTTAACCGGTAGCTTTACTTGGGCGTTGGTGTTTGTCTCTGCACATGCCGTATTGGCACTGTTTAGTTACATCGTGATCGTTGGGCCACTGAAACGTATTGAAGCCAAGCCAGATGACGAAGCGGTATTGGTAAAGCAGACCGCCAGCAGCGGTAAATAA
- a CDS encoding DMT family transporter, with the protein MNKGYFYILFATLFFSSMEVALKIVAADFNPLELNFLRFVIGTIVLWPMAMKSLKEKNLQVTKQHWPFFLLTGFLCVVVSMTFFQLAIMYAHASIVAILFSCNAIFVIPLAHIFLNQKMTWVSVGSLVLSVIGMLFIVNPQHLPNMVGVSLSLLAAITFALYGIVGQMGNRKYGFTGISLTFFSFIAGCIEMVVLMSLTHLPVIAEFFTGMGLSNFAYIPFVQGVSLHTLPALIYLGVFVTGFGYAFYFMAMEETSAATASVIFYIKPALAPVLAMAVLGEVIHENTVIGILFIIAGSALTFAAAGVDRRIIRNTRAYIRHLRFQRYLKHQHDHQHLYQ; encoded by the coding sequence ATGAACAAAGGTTATTTCTATATACTGTTCGCTACACTGTTCTTTAGTTCTATGGAGGTGGCATTAAAAATAGTGGCGGCAGACTTCAATCCGTTGGAGTTAAACTTTCTGCGTTTCGTCATCGGCACCATAGTATTGTGGCCCATGGCGATGAAGAGTTTGAAAGAAAAAAACTTACAGGTGACAAAACAGCATTGGCCATTCTTTCTCTTGACTGGGTTCTTGTGTGTGGTTGTCAGCATGACATTTTTCCAACTTGCCATCATGTACGCTCATGCATCCATCGTTGCAATTTTGTTCAGCTGTAATGCGATTTTCGTGATTCCTTTAGCGCATATTTTTCTGAATCAGAAGATGACTTGGGTAAGCGTTGGTTCATTGGTATTGAGCGTGATTGGTATGCTGTTTATCGTGAATCCACAACATCTACCTAATATGGTCGGTGTGAGCCTTTCTTTGCTCGCGGCTATTACTTTCGCGCTGTACGGAATTGTGGGTCAAATGGGGAACCGCAAATACGGTTTCACCGGTATCTCACTGACGTTCTTCAGCTTTATTGCTGGCTGTATCGAAATGGTGGTACTGATGTCACTGACGCATCTGCCTGTGATCGCAGAGTTCTTTACTGGCATGGGTTTAAGTAACTTTGCTTACATTCCATTTGTGCAAGGGGTTAGCCTGCATACCTTGCCGGCACTGATTTACTTAGGTGTGTTTGTGACAGGTTTTGGCTATGCCTTTTACTTTATGGCGATGGAAGAGACCTCCGCGGCGACCGCTTCTGTGATCTTTTACATCAAACCTGCGCTTGCACCAGTATTGGCTATGGCGGTTTTGGGTGAAGTGATTCACGAAAATACGGTGATTGGTATTCTGTTTATTATTGCTGGCTCAGCGCTGACGTTTGCAGCAGCCGGTGTGGATCGTCGTATTATTCGCAATACTCGCGCTTATATTCGCCACTTGCGTTTTCAACGTTACTTAAAACACCAGCACGATCACCAGCATTTATATCAATAA
- a CDS encoding co-chaperone GroES, with product MNIRPLNDKLIVERQEVENKSEGGIVLTSKSVKKSNLGKVLAVGKGRVLNNGERVPMDVAVGDTILFNDGYGVKEEKIDGKEYVILSESDVLAIAE from the coding sequence ATGAACATTCGTCCTTTAAATGACAAGCTGATTGTGGAAAGACAAGAAGTCGAAAACAAATCAGAGGGCGGAATTGTCCTAACTTCCAAATCGGTCAAAAAATCCAACCTTGGCAAAGTGCTCGCGGTCGGTAAAGGCCGAGTTCTCAATAACGGTGAACGTGTTCCGATGGATGTCGCTGTCGGCGATACCATTCTCTTTAACGACGGTTACGGCGTGAAAGAAGAGAAAATCGACGGAAAAGAATACGTCATCCTCTCTGAATCCGATGTGTTAGCGATTGCTGAATAA